The Anolis carolinensis isolate JA03-04 chromosome 2, rAnoCar3.1.pri, whole genome shotgun sequence genome has a window encoding:
- the LOC134296914 gene encoding zinc finger protein 814-like, giving the protein MENSLSKSHTGEKRHNCKDCGKCFIERSSLAKHQRTHSGEKPYKCVECGKSFSQSGNLHTHQRTHTREKPHTCMECGKSFSKSGHLRIHQRMHTGEKPHTCMECGKSFSRSDYLRSHQRTHTGEKPHTCMECGKSFSESGHLRIHQRIHTGEKPYKCMECGKSFSESGNLRNHQRTHTGEKPYKCMECGKSFSESGNLRNHQRTHTGEKPYKCMECGKSFSRSGDLRTHQRIHTGEKPHTCMECGKRFSQSGHLRIHQRTHTGEKPHTCMECGKSFSKSGHLRIHQRTHTGEKPHTCMECGKSFSHSGHLRIHQRMHTGEKPHTCMECGKSFSHSGSLRTHQRIHTGEKPHTCMECGKRFSESGHLRTHQRTHTGEKPHTCRECGKSFSKSGNLHTHQRTHTREKPHTCMECGKSFSQSGNLRTHQRTHTGEKPHTCMECGKSFSRSDYLRSHQRTHTGEKPHTCMECGKSFSGSGDLRIHQRIHTGEKPHTCMECGKSFSKSGHLRIHQRTHTGEKPHTCMECGKRFSESGHLRIHQRIHTGEKPHTCMECGKSFSQSGHLRIHQRIHTGEKPHKCMECGKSFSRSGDLCTHQRTHTGEKPHKCMECGKSFSQSGDLRTHQRMHIGEKPHK; this is encoded by the coding sequence atggaaaattcattgtcaaaatcacacacaggggagaagcgacataattgtaaggactgtgggaaatgtttcattgagagaagttctcttgctaaacatcaacgaactcactcaggagagaagccatataaatgtgtggaatgtggaaagagcttcagtcagagtggaaatctacacacccatcagaggacccacacaagggagaagccacatacatgcatggaatgtggaaagagcttcagtaagagtggacatctgcgtatccatcagaggatgcacacaggagagaagccacatacatgcatggaatgtggaaagagcttcagtcggagtgactatctacgttcccatcaaaggactcacacaggagagaagccacatacatgcatggaatgtggaaagagcttcagtgagagtggacatctgcgtatccatcaaaggattcacacaggggagaagccatataaatgcatggaatgtggaaagagcttcagtgagagtggaaatctacgcaaccatcaaaggactcacacaggggagaagccatataaatgcatggaatgtggaaagagcttcagtgagagtggaaatctacgcaaccatcaaaggactcacacaggggagaagccatataaatgcatggaatgtggaaagagcttcagtcggagtggagatctacgcacccatcaaaggattcacacaggggagaagccacatacatgcatggaatgtggaaagagattcagtcagagtggacatctgcgtatccatcaaaggactcacacaggggagaagccacatacatgcatggaatgtggaaagagcttcagtaagagtggacatctgcgtatccatcaaaggactcacacaggggagaagccacatacatgcatggaatgtggaaagagcttcagtcacagtggacatctgcgtatccatcaaaggatgcacacaggagagaagccacatacatgcatggaatgtggaaagagcttcagtcatagtggaagtctacgcacccatcaaaggattcacacaggggagaagccacatacatgcatggaatgtggaaagagattcagtgagagtggacatctgcgcacccatcaaaggactcacacaggggagaagccacatacatgcagggaatgtggaaagagcttcagtaagagtggaaatctacacacccatcagaggacccacacaagggagaagccacatacatgcatggaatgtggaaagagcttcagtcagagtggaaatctacgcacccatcaaaggactcacacaggagagaagccacatacatgcatggaatgtggaaagagcttcagtcggagtgactatctacgttcccatcaaaggactcacacaggagagaagccacatacatgcatggaatgtggaaagagcttcagtgggaGTGgagatctgcgtatccatcaaaggattcacacaggggagaagccacatacgtgcatggaatgtggaaagagcttcagtaagagtggacatctgcgtatccatcaaaggactcacacaggagagaagccacatacatgcatggaatgtggaaagagattcagtgagagtggacatctgcgtatccatcaaaggattcacacaggagagaagccacatacatgcatggaatgtggaaagagcttcagtcagagtggacatctgcgtatccatcaaaggatccacacaggggagaagccacataaatgcatggaatgtggaaagagcttcagtcggagtggagatctatgcacccatcaaaggactcacacaggggagaagccacataaatgcatggaatgtggaaagagcttcagtcagagtggagatctacgcacccatcaaaggatgcacataggagagaagccacataaatag